In Pomacea canaliculata isolate SZHN2017 linkage group LG12, ASM307304v1, whole genome shotgun sequence, a single genomic region encodes these proteins:
- the LOC112553194 gene encoding uncharacterized protein LOC112553194, giving the protein MKVQSVVSAILLTSSLATCAYALPVDACAYIQNKNCVCLTELSPLLAIRCDLTEKPIQPIFPNTSSLAFSLDKLDLSNSHLGDLPLDFLQAVSDVRALILAGNDFREIPSALFRLNTVKHLDLSQNLFSVFPVDSLWQLQGLEVLNLTRNQIQHLSGPQSSVELKSLKILDVSANYIGDISSDCFSSMIWLVNLDLSHNQLKEVTVRMFPTLKYGLLSLNLSHNQITSIQPLALQHLLHLRMLILSHNYQLADVQDVKFPQHLAYLDLSHCALSNISHCQISTLADLTYIGLDGNDLQCSCQLYLLLTWYQSQHYRNGLWTYGPYNTDWNCTFPEYGAESTSGVATSTSTINTPSTNHSAITEVIHEDDNTRANTSWGAVSKVFVNQLTNCKDDKGHCNPLEHYLHHSKNNSKVEVKLNVVASGESIIASWEVTDNGGVLVDGFRLQYMPENSLPMFSPVLSPDQMSYTMTPEQLEQHYRVCLEVLAYETVIVKEECQMFKDEPANIVVGILAGVIFLVPCVIAMIVILYKDRILHKEYEKLLENDDDSNVSPTKESNALSTKPKMTNMSEDNLEAKREAAKEDEDINSQISKTKCSDPSMNHEGKVEVVYENISVQAPAAKNKLTAPSVLPSIPESSPNCSKKSGPSISPEASTAEHSLGKDNSAFKHSTEELQIESTDF; this is encoded by the exons ATGAAAGTTCAAAGTGTCGTTTCGGCGATCTTACTGACTTCCAGCCTCGCTACCTGCGCATATGCTCTGCCTGTCGACGCCTGCGCgtacattcaaaacaaaaactgtgtttgCCTGACTGAACTGTCACCACTATTAGCCATCAGATGTGACCTGACAGAAAAGCCTATTCAGCCGATATTTCCTAACACATCCAGCCTTGCATTTTCGCTAGACAAGCTGGATCTGTCCAACAGCCATCTTGGGGATTTGCCCCTGGACTTTCTGCAAGCAGTAAGCGATGTGAGAGCCTTGATTTTGGCTGGCAATGACTTTAGAGAAATACCCTCTGCTCTCTTCCGTTTGAATACTGTCAAACATTTGGACCTATCCCAAAATTTATTCAGTGTCTTTCCAGTCGACTCCTTGTGGCAGCTACAAGGCCTAGAAGTTCTAAACCTCACCAGAAACCAAATTCAGCATTTGTCGGGTCCTCAGTCCAGCGTGGAGCTGAAAAGTCTAAAAATCCTAGATGTGTCTGCAAACTACATTGGAGACATCTCGTCAGACTGCTTTTCCTCCATGATCTGGCTTGTTAATCTTGACCTAAGCCACAACCAGCTGAAGGAGGTGACCGTCAGGATGTTCCCCACACTTAAGTATGGTCTCCTATCCCTGAATCTCTCTCACAACCAGATCACCTCAATCCAGCCCTTAGCCCTACAGCATCTGCTGCACCTACGGATGCTGATTCTCTCCCACAACTACCAGCTGGCAGATGTACAGGATGTCAAGTTCCCCCAGCACCTGGCCTACTTGGACCTCAGCCACTGCGCCCTCAGCAACATCTCCCACTGCCAGATTAGCACTCTCGCAGACCTCACCTACATTGGGCTAGATGGAAATGACTTACaa TGCTCATGCCAGCTGTACCTCTTACTGACTTGGTACCAAAGCCAGCATTACAGAAATGGCCTCTGGACCTACGGTCCATACAACACTGATTGGAACTGTACCTTTCCAGAATATGGTGCAGAGTCTACATCTGGTGTTGctaccagcaccagcaccatcaACACTCCCTCCACTAACCACTCTGCAATCACAGAGGTCATCCACGAGGATGACAACACCAGAGCCAACACCAGTTGGGGGGCTGTTAGCAAAGTGTTTGTTAATCAGCTAACAAACTGCAAGGACGACAAAGGTCACTGCAATCCTCTAGAACATTACCTACAtcacagcaaaaacaacagcaag GTGGAAGTGAAGCTAAATGTTGTTGCCTCTGGAGAAAGCATAATAGCTTCATGGGAGGTGACTGACAATGGAGGGGTGCTAGTCGATGGCTTCCGACTCCAGTATATGCCTGAGAATAGTCTACCCATGTTTTCTCCGGTGCTGAGCCCTGACCAAATGAGCTACACCATGACCCCTGAACAACTAGAACAGCACTACAGAGTCTGCCTAGAGGTGCTGGCATATGAGACTGTGATTGTGAAAGAAGAATGCCAGATGTTTAAAGATGAGCCTGCCAACATCGTAGTGGGAATCCTTGCAGGAGTTATCTTTCTGGTTCCATGTGTGATAGCCATGATAGTGATCTTATACAAGGACCGCATTTTGCATAAAGAGTACGAGAAATTActtgaaaatgatgatgattccaATGTAAGCccaacaaaagaaagcaatgcTTTATCTACCAAACCTAAAATGACAAACATGTCAGAGGACAACCTGGAGGCCAAAAGAGAAGCAGCAAAAGAAGATGAGGACATCAACTCACAGATCTCCAAAACCAAATGCTCTGACCCAAGTATGAACCATGAAGGCAAAGTAGAGGTGGTCTATGAGAATATATCTGTTCAAGCCCCTGCTGCTAAAAATAAGCTAACTGCACCTTCTGTCCTGCCTTCAATTCCAGAAAGTTCTCCAAACTGCAGCAAAAAATCTGGGCCTTCAATCTCTCCTGAAGCAAGTACTGCAGAACATTCATTAGGTAAGGACAACTCTGCATTCAAGCATTCCACAGAAGAGCTTCAGATTGAGTCAACAGATTTTTGA